A single Atopobiaceae bacterium DNA region contains:
- a CDS encoding rubrerythrin family protein, translating to MATDFASSQTKKNLETAYAGESQASMKYGYYAKAAKKEGYVQIGNIFAETQGNEAEHAKLWFKYLHDGAVPDTLTNLKDAAAGEHYEWTDMYAGFAKTAKEEGFDEIAAKFEGVGAVEKHHEERYNKLAERVEKGEVFDRPDVKVWKCSNCGHLHVGPTAPKICPVCSHPQAYFEEQAINY from the coding sequence ATGGCCACTGATTTCGCGAGCTCTCAGACCAAGAAGAACCTCGAGACCGCCTATGCCGGCGAGTCGCAGGCGTCCATGAAGTACGGCTACTATGCCAAGGCAGCCAAGAAGGAGGGCTACGTCCAGATCGGCAACATCTTCGCCGAGACCCAGGGCAACGAGGCCGAGCATGCCAAGCTCTGGTTCAAGTACCTGCATGACGGTGCTGTTCCCGACACGCTGACCAACCTCAAGGATGCCGCCGCCGGCGAGCACTACGAGTGGACCGACATGTATGCCGGCTTCGCCAAGACCGCCAAGGAGGAGGGCTTCGACGAGATCGCGGCCAAGTTCGAGGGCGTCGGTGCCGTCGAGAAGCACCACGAGGAGCGCTACAACAAGCTGGCCGAGCGCGTCGAGAAGGGCGAGGTCTTCGATCGCCCGGACGTCAAGGTCTGGAAGTGCTCCAACTGCGGCCACCTGCACGTCGGCCCCACCGCCCCCAAGATCTGCCCGGTCTGCAGCCATCCGCAGGCCTACTTCGAGGAGCAGGCCATCAACTACTAG